A region from the Altererythrobacter sp. H2 genome encodes:
- a CDS encoding DUF817 domain-containing protein, translating into MTRAVHTRFEAVRLRLEAFDPGTGWRLWLYEFLLFGFKQAWACLFGALLLALLLGTHLFYPDDTPLHRYDFLTLAAIAIQAAMLAFRLETWREARVILIFHVVGTVMELFKTAAGSWTYPEASGLHIGAVPLFSGFMYAAVGSYIARVWRIFDFRFSHYPPAWATWLLAAAIYVNFFAHHWTVDIRLGLFAATALLFWNTRVHFRNWRAHRWMPLLLGFGLVALFIWFAENIATFANAWHYPGQEDGWEPVSITKLGSWYLLMLISFVLVALVQPVRQPDR; encoded by the coding sequence ATGACCCGTGCCGTCCACACCCGCTTCGAGGCCGTCCGCCTCCGGCTCGAAGCCTTCGATCCCGGCACCGGCTGGCGGCTGTGGCTGTATGAATTCCTGCTGTTCGGGTTCAAGCAGGCCTGGGCCTGCCTGTTCGGCGCCTTGCTGCTGGCGCTGCTGCTGGGGACGCACCTGTTCTACCCGGATGACACCCCGCTCCACCGCTACGATTTCCTCACCCTCGCCGCCATCGCCATTCAGGCCGCCATGCTCGCCTTCCGTCTGGAAACCTGGCGCGAGGCGCGGGTGATCCTGATCTTCCACGTCGTCGGCACCGTGATGGAGCTGTTCAAGACCGCCGCCGGATCATGGACCTATCCTGAGGCGAGCGGGCTCCACATCGGCGCGGTGCCGCTGTTTTCCGGCTTCATGTATGCCGCGGTGGGCAGCTATATCGCGCGGGTATGGCGGATTTTCGATTTCCGCTTCAGCCACTATCCGCCCGCGTGGGCGACCTGGCTGCTGGCAGCCGCGATCTACGTCAACTTCTTCGCCCATCACTGGACGGTCGATATCCGCCTCGGCCTGTTCGCGGCCACGGCGCTGCTGTTCTGGAACACCCGCGTCCATTTCCGCAACTGGCGCGCGCACCGCTGGATGCCGCTGCTGCTCGGCTTCGGACTGGTCGCCCTGTTCATCTGGTTTGCCGAGAACATCGCCACCTTCGCCAACGCCTGGCACTATCCCGGGCAGGAGGACGGGTGGGAGCCGGTCTCGATTACCAAACTGGGCAGCTGGTACCTGCTGATGCTGATCAGCTTCGTACTGGTGGCGCTGGTGCAGCCGGTGCGGCAACCGGACCGTTAA
- a CDS encoding vWA domain-containing protein — translation MFFNFIDELRAAGIGASFKEHLTLLEALDKDVIEQTPEAFYYLSRATFVKDEGLLDRFDQVFNKVFKGLLTDYGQNPVDIPEDWLKAVAEKFLTPEEMEKIKALGDWDEIMETLKKRLEEQQNRHQGGNKWIGTGGTSPFGNSGYNPEGVRIGGESKHKRAIKVWEKREFQNLDNTKELGTRNIKMALRRLRKFAREGAADELDIPGTIDGTARQGWLDIKMRPERRNAVKLLLFLDVGGSMDPFIKLVEELFSAATAEFKNLEFFYFHNCLYEGVWKDNKRRWQERTKTWDVLHKFGHDYKIVFVGDAAMSPYEITHPGGSVEHMNEEAGAIWLKRVTDTYPATVWLNPVPEKQWSYSQSTKLIKQLVGDRMYPLTLDGLDDAMRELSRKHGA, via the coding sequence ATGTTCTTCAACTTCATCGACGAGCTCAGGGCTGCCGGCATCGGGGCCAGTTTCAAGGAGCACCTCACCCTGCTTGAGGCGCTCGACAAGGACGTGATCGAGCAGACGCCGGAGGCGTTCTACTACCTCAGCCGCGCGACCTTCGTGAAGGATGAGGGCCTGCTCGACCGGTTCGATCAGGTGTTCAACAAGGTCTTCAAAGGCCTGCTCACCGATTACGGCCAGAACCCGGTCGATATCCCGGAGGACTGGCTGAAAGCGGTGGCGGAGAAGTTCCTCACCCCGGAAGAGATGGAAAAGATCAAGGCCCTGGGTGACTGGGACGAGATCATGGAGACGCTCAAGAAGCGGCTCGAGGAACAGCAGAATCGCCACCAGGGCGGCAACAAGTGGATCGGCACCGGCGGCACCAGCCCGTTCGGCAATTCCGGCTACAACCCGGAAGGCGTGCGGATCGGCGGCGAAAGCAAGCACAAGCGCGCGATCAAGGTGTGGGAAAAGCGCGAGTTCCAGAACCTCGACAACACCAAGGAACTGGGCACCCGCAACATCAAGATGGCGCTGCGCCGGCTGCGCAAGTTCGCCCGCGAAGGCGCGGCGGACGAGCTCGATATTCCCGGCACGATTGACGGCACCGCACGGCAGGGCTGGCTCGACATCAAGATGCGGCCCGAGCGGCGCAATGCGGTGAAACTGCTGCTGTTCCTCGATGTCGGCGGGTCGATGGACCCGTTCATCAAGCTGGTGGAGGAGCTGTTCAGCGCCGCCACGGCGGAGTTCAAGAACCTCGAATTCTTCTACTTCCACAACTGCCTGTATGAAGGCGTGTGGAAGGACAACAAGCGCCGCTGGCAGGAACGGACCAAGACCTGGGACGTGCTCCACAAGTTCGGGCACGACTACAAGATCGTGTTCGTCGGCGATGCGGCGATGAGCCCCTACGAGATCACCCATCCGGGCGGCAGCGTCGAGCATATGAACGAGGAAGCCGGCGCGATCTGGCTCAAGCGCGTGACTGATACCTACCCCGCGACCGTGTGGCTCAATCCCGTGCCGGAAAAGCAGTGGAGCTATTCGCAAAGCACCAAGCTGATCAAGCAGCTGGTGGGTGACCGGATGTATCCGCTGACGCTGGACGGACTGGACGATGCAATGCGGGAACTGAGCCGGAAGCACGGGGCCTGA